The Periophthalmus magnuspinnatus isolate fPerMag1 chromosome 12, fPerMag1.2.pri, whole genome shotgun sequence region CGCATGCACAGGGAtgcaccaccaccagcaccagcTGATAGCAGGGTAAGgaacaaacaagaaaaagaaaaaaaaaaacaaaaaaaacaaatgctggtttaaaatgttatcatttttttcccccttttacCTACAACCCCAAAATAGAAGGGGAAAATATATTGAACTGAGAAAATGGAGCCCAAATTATGCACCTTTTTTCACTTGCTGCTCAGGGCTTCCATAAAAAGCTAAATATTTCATTATCTTAGTATAAACATTTTAACCATTCATTGCCTTGTCTTAGGGCCCCAATTTTGTTGAGGTCTTTGGCCCCTGGATCCCAGCCACCCTTCCTTCTCTACAATGATGAGGTCAAAACAGACACCAATAAGATTGAGGAGTTCTTGGAGGAGACATTAGCACCACCAAAGTGAGCGGCATTTTGACCCATATTCTCTAAATAATGACATTAAATAAGTGTTaaggttaaaatgttgtttatgcTCTCTATCTTTCAGCTATCCAAAATTGTGCTGCCGTTACAATCAGTCCAAAACTGCTGGTGAAGACATTTTCCGCACTTTTTCAGCTTATATCAAGATCTCCAATGGATTACATGACCGTAAGTGTATCATTACATCTTAAATGATAAAGTAACTGGGCAAACCATTcatttgtgtacattttgtttttagaacTGGAGAAGAATTTTTTAAGGTCTCTCGCAAAGTTGGACACATATCTCCTGACTCCTTTGGAGCATGAGTTGGACCAGAATCCAAACCTCACAGAATCCAAGCGGCTCTTCCTGGATGGAAATGAGCTCACATTGGCAGACTGCAACCTGCTTCCTAAACTCAACATTGTCAAGGTAAGATATTATCATAATGTTATACTTTTTGTTTATGGCCAGTTGCTGCATTTGCAATAAGATGTTCCTGGCCAGacatgattttatatatttccATGTTTAGTACAAAGGACAAATTTGGTTATTTGAGCTTTATATTCTTTTTTCTGCAGGTTGTGTCTAAGAAATACCGTGACGTGGACTTAAGAGCCCTGAAAGGAATCTCACGCTACATGGAAAATGCCTACGAAAGGAAGGAGTTTCGCTACACCTGCCCTCAAGACGCAGAGATACTGAATGCTTACTCAACTGTGGCTACTCACTGGGAAAAATAAcaccatttttttttgtaactgtatatattaaaataaataagtagagTGCATTAGTCAACAGACCTGATGGAAAAAAACCTGTATGGAAAAGTAGTTGAAACTGTAAATGTATAACTGTCTGTTTTATGTAGCAAAGCTATAGATTTCTTATAGCCAatgcaataaataataacattttcatgatgTTTATAATAAGTCTTTTTAATGGCTGTATTGCACTTCATCTTTTGGTTATATGGCAATGAAtaattgataaaataaaaacacattcaggggagttaaatgtgttttaagtaTAGCCTTAAAATTATGCAGGGTGTGGTGCCTGCACAAGATGAAACATGCTTATTTCATGTGCATGTTCAAGAATAAGGACTAACTTATTCTTGAACATTATAAAATCTGGTTTATTCCCAAAAAAGAACATGTTAGGCAAGGTGTGAGTCTGGTTTACACCACATAAGTCTACATACATCTACGCTATTAATCACTTTTTGTGACGATCTAGTCAAGTGCTCTTCTGAAAATTGTAAACAGAGGAAACGTTCAGTTCCCAGTgcgtttctgattggctgagcacTGTCGGTATCATAGCAACATCATGCATCGCAAAGTCCTATTGGTAGATTGGTTTGATATGGGCGGAGCAAAGATGGTGTCGACGTTAGTGTAAAAAACTTTGAAAGCTACTTGCTAACTTTGCTAATTTTTCTACTGCTGACACGGTTAAGATCGCATTAAGCGGAACACatgaaatgttcaaaatgtaagTTTACCTTTTTACATCCTAATAGTTACAGTCTATGGAATGTCGTTTTTTGAGAAAACTAGCTAAATCCAACTGTCTTCTGCTAGCTAGCAGCTGCTGTTTTGTCTGCTGTGTAACCAACATCAGGCTGCACAGCTGGTAGACTTGATTCAGTCATCTTCTGATAAAGATTGATAATGCAGTTATCTCTGTGTGCTTGAGTTAGGAACATTTTCCAATAGTATGACTGTTTAGCTAATGTTGAGATGCATGTTCTTCCAGTGCCACGTGatcaacaacataaataatctgTCAGTGTGTTTAATAGGTTTTAAATGCGTTTGTGTTATAGTGTGGATTGCAACGGTTCGGAAGAACACAGTGAATTTTGTGGATGGACCAGTAATGTAAGCTCAAAGTCTCAAtggaaaatatgaaaataattttgATTTGGGCTGACCTTTATAATTGTTGATATTATCGTGAATTAGTGTAATTACCTCTGGTTAAATTGTTTTAAGAAAGATATTTTTTCTTGCTTTAGATGTTGGTCAATAGTAAAAATGAGTTTGCAAAGCGGGTGCAACAGTTTGTGGAAGAGAGGATGCAGACTACGATGGTAATTTGTGGCACTTTATGTATAAGTTGCATGCATCGATTTCACATTtcaagtgtgttttttgtagCTTACAGGTGTGCTGATAGGAGCTGGAGTGGCTGTTGCACTGATTGGGATTGTAGTGCTCTTTCTCTACAGAAGATACAGACATTCTCGTGAGTTACTTCCCGATTTTGTTGCTGAAATAACACTTTCATTGCTACTTCAACAGTTTTCTTTGTCTGGCTTTCTAAAAATGGTATCAGGTGAACAGCAGCCTGGTGTGCCACATTACCGCTTTAGGAAAAGAGATAAAGTGCTATTCTATGGAAGAAAGATCATGCGAAAGGTTGAAACTGGTTATAACACAatcataatacaaataaaaagtgatgACAAAATAACTTATGTTTGGTGGTCATCCCAGGTTCAGACACTTTCATCTACACCTGCTCCCTCCTCTACTTCTGTATCAAAGCCATCACAACGGATACGTAAGAGAACCAAAGTACTAAGCATAGCACGCAAGTATgtggatttttaatttttttttaatcttgtatacattataatgtttattgttctttgcctatgtgtcgtattttatatatatgtgtttttggtGATCTTATGTGGAACACCTTCTGCAACATAAGTTGTATttcaaatgtgctatataaatatttttgaattgaaatcattattatttacagAATCTTGAGGATTCGTAAGGATCCTCCAACTCTGCAGCCTAAAGAGCCACCTCCTTCTCTTCTGGAGGCCGACCTAACTGAGTTTGATGTGCAGAGCTCTAACCTTCCTTCTGAGGTCCTCTATATGCTTAAAAATGTCAGGTAGTATATTTATATTGCAAAGTAGCAAAGGCTATTTCTTCTTAATGTCTTGACTTGTATTTCAAATTGTTATTCTTGATGTCATTGCCTGTAGAGTCCTCGGCCATTTTGAGAAGCCTCTTTTCCTTGAGCTTTGTCGTCACATGGTCTTTATTGAACTGCAGGAGGGTGATGGTCTTTTTAGGCCTGGGGATGATGATGACAGCATCTATGTTGTACAGGATGGACGTCTAGAACTCTGTATACATGAGAATGTAAGTTCAGTTTACTCAATttggttaaatatattttagaaaCCTTTTACTCCAATTTGGGAGTATACAGAGGTTTTAGCTCACTTTTCATACCAGCATTTATGTTTACAGGATGGCACTGAACCATTAGTAAAGGATGTGCTACCAGGAGATAGTGTTCACAGTCTGCTGAGTATTCTGGATGTTATCACAGTACATACTTTCTATCTTTATGGTTAACATTATAGTTccattttatttccttttttatattttaagtatAAACCTgtatgtacaaaatataaaaaataatagttaatttatttttgcgCTCTTCTAGGGTTATCCTGCACCCTATAAGACTGTGACTGCACGGGCAGCTACTCGCTCCACCATATTACGCTTGCCAGCATCTGCTTTTGAATCAGTGTTTAAAAATTACCCGGAGACTCTTGTGCGCGTCATTCAGGTATGACATGTGATAGGCATTAGATTCTTTAATCCCATACAgcttaatatatttatatgtgtatctgtatgttGCAGATTATTATGGTGCGCCTTCAAAGAGTCACATTTCTGGCATTACATAACTACCTGGGTTTAACAACGGAGCTCTTCAATCCAGTACAAAAtttactaataaataaatatacctATATTAATAGAAATTtgtgtaataatattttttatagacTTTTTTGTAATACACAGTTTTTTTCACAGGAGAACCAGGCTGTTCCCTTGACAAATGTGAACAGTGCAATTAGTGAGGCCAGTTCGGGGAAGGTGATTCGTCGGCTCCACTTCCAGGATGAGTTATCTGGTGTGACCTCTGAGCCTCCTGATACGGGTCAGCACCCAAAGATAAATCTAAACACAATATAATTTCTCATGTCTATATTTTAGACTAATGGCCATTATTTATTTTGGCTGCAGGAGATGGCGTTAAGGACAGCCCTTCAAATAACTATAGAAAGCAACGATCTATTTCTTTGCCTCCCGAATCCTCAGGTAAGTCACCATCAAGAACATAAGCAATACACAACATGTCCATAATTATTGCACCTTATCATTATAAAGGCCATTGTTTTAGACAAATGTTAAACAGAGAAACAAACTGACCTTGAATGTGCACTTAATGTTATAGGTAATGACCTGAACATGGCTTGTGAACGGGCCCGTGTTACAATTGACGAGACACCACCTAGTCCTGTATTGCCAAAAGTGAGATTCTTCTGTTTGAGTTTTTCATTCATATGAATTAACCCAGTATGCTGCACTAAGATTTTATATTTCTGTATATAGTCCAGTCTAAAGAAAACTGTGACCCTGCATCACACACCAATAGAGGTGTTTTACTATACGGACAGCAGAGGGCAGTCTGATGCCATTCACCTTAGTAAAAGCGGCACAATCCTCCATGCTGCAAAGAAAGATCTGCTGGGAGTCATTCAACTGCAGGTGAGGAGATGgatacaaacaaaagaaaacttgaGTGAatactttaataaaatgtatattaagtGATTTGCAGAAATGGataatgaataatgaaacaaaattgaTCAATACTAAGATATTTTCAGTTCATATAGGATTGCTTTATATAGACCTTGAAGATATACTACAGAGAATAGTAGACTATGCTGAAGTTATTACTTTGTAGTAACATGTGGTCTATATTTGAGTTagaaatacaatacacattttttactcTTGTATGATTTCAATCCCAGGACCCCAGTCTACTTGATGGCAGAGTGACTCTGCATCAAGTCAAAGCTGGTTCTGTTGTTGCCCGTCAAGGAGACCAGGTggaaaaactgaaattttcacATTTATAACCTCACTGTCTAATATGACAAAATCTCTCTGGTCCTTGTAGGAAGTAAGCATTCAGTTTGTAATATCTGGACTTCTTCATGTTTATCAACGTATGATTGACCGTGAGGAGGAGACCCGCTTGTTTGTGACCCACCCTGGAGAGCTTGTTGGACAGCTTGCTGTGCTAACAGGGGAACCCCTCATATTTACTGTGCGAGCTCAGAGAGACTGCAGCTTCCTCTCCATTTCCAAAACTCACTTTTATGAGTAAGATCAGTCTGTTTACCTTGCAGAAAAAATGTATCattaaaaaaagttattaatttGCTTTGGCCTTTCAGGATTATGCGTGTGGAACCAAAAGTAGTGCTCAATGTGGCGCACACAGTTGTGAAAAGGATGTCCTCCTTTGTCAGACAGATAGACTTTGCTCTTGATTGGATGGCTGTGGAGGCTGGTAGAGCTGTCTATAGGTAAtggctaataaaaaaaatgtttcaactATTAATAGTAAAACTGAATCTTGTTTTAGGCAAGGGGATAAGTCAGATTGCACCTTCATCGTGCTTAGTGGTCGACTCCGTTCTGTAATCATGAAGGAGGATGGTAAAAAGGAGTTAATAGGAGAGTATGGCCGAGGGGACCTAATTGGAGTGGTAAGTCATTATTAGTTATTAACCCTGTTACGCAATGTGGTTTATTTGAATTAGGGAGTGCAAAAAGTTAATTCAAAATTATATCAATTCCTCTATAAAGTCACACAACACTTTCTCATGTGATTTTAattatagtattttattttgtcttgacAAGATTAATATGAGCTACACTCCCTTTATGTTAGCCAAGGTAGTTGCTCTTTGCTACAGTGCTTCTAATAATACATGCTGTAATGGATGCTATGGTTACTGTTACCTAGAGGAGGGAGCCTGAATGATGGGGATGAGAATAAGATTGGTATAAAGGTTGTTACATTCAAGACATTTTTAGCACTACTGTGATGCTGTTGACGtcaatgtgattttctttttatttatttatttttttattgtggccTGTGGCAAGGTCAATTAAAAGGtataactgtcttaaaatgtcagtttatcatgaAATACATAGTTACACAACCATagtttttacatctatgcaaatgcatatgcaatatttgtaactgtttctgtatttattaaatagttaaaaaagtagttacatttacattacatttggttacatcaacttacagttatattgtcttacagttacatctggccctttcagggcaaccattttgctgatgtcgccctcagtgaaaatgagtttgacacccctggtttagaacaTTTTGTCAAGTCACTGTATCAGCTAAATACAGTTGAAATTTAAATGGTACTTACAATACCATAATCTTTTGTTGCCTAACAAACAGAATTTCTTTGCAGGTTGAAGCTGTCACTCATCAGAACAGAGCCACCACAGTCCATGCAGTCCGAGACTCTGAACTGGCCAAATTACCACAAGGTGCTCTCAGCTCCATTAAAAGGAAATTTCCCCAGGTAGGTTTTATTTCCATGAAACCTTCTCAATTGTCAGTTTGAGTATACAATATTTTGTAAgtgattttaatacaatttctcaaattattaaaaataatcatgTTCTCAATAATGATAATTTAGGCCATCTAACCAAGGTATGGGTATTATTTTATATGACTCAACTCTTTATCAATACTTTTTCAGGTTGTCACCAGATTAATCCACTTGCTTGGACAGAAGATCCTCAGACAGGTCAATGGTCCACTGACAAGTATGTCTGCCTATTAGAAATGTCACTCTCCCTGTCAGTTCCAGCGGCCTGATTTATCAGTCCTTGTGCTAAACTgtaatattacattttcacctctttttaaatgcattttggtGCAACACCTTGTATTGAATATTCATTCAGtttcaagagaaaaaaaagaaaaaaagtttttagCATGTGTGAGCGAAATGCCAACTGCTTTGCTCCATTTTTGGCATATCTTTTTGGTTTTGCAGATGAGTCAACACTTAAAACACTTATAAATCAGTCCTTAAGTATTTAATGTCTCAAGAGATGAATTGTAATGCATAACCTTGAAGATTTACGAAGATGTACTGTTTTATACTCAGCCCGCAGTTTAGCCCTCCCTGGCAGCAAATGGGATGCAGGGAACCAAGCTTCTAACCTGTCCACTGTAGCAGTGTTGCCTGTATCTGAGGAAGTCCCTCTCACTGCTTTCACTTTGGAGCTGCAGCATGCCCTTGTTGCAATAGGTACAACACAGAGCAGTCTtgtattgcattattcattttgaATGCTCAGATGTTTCAATGTTTCAATTGAAGGCCTTCATGCATTGCAGGTAAAACTAATAGTAACCTGATTAaactgttttagtccatgtaaTGATATTTCTGAAACATACATGTTTAGTTGATACCATAATCTTTTGTTGCATAACTGATGCCACACTTAGGTCCCACTTTGTTGCTGACCAGTGATACAATCAAACAGAGTCTTGGAGGTGCTGCACTCGACAGGTAAATTAGCAACATTTTTGTTTCCTTGTTGTTTGACATCAGGAAGACTTTATTGTCACAATGgaaaatgaaaacaatgtatGCTTCCAGAAAACTAAGGCCCCCTGTTTGTCTTGTCTTTAGTGTCCACGAGTATCGCCTGTCCAGCTGGCTTGGCCAACAGGAAGACATCCATCGCATAGTGTTGTATCAAACAGACTACACTCTGACTCCATGGACTCAAAGGTGCATCCGTCAGGCTGACTGTATCATTATCGTGGGACTTGGGGAGCAGGAGCCGACTGTTGGGGAGGTGAGCAGCTCTAGGACAGTGCTGACATGAGAATAAACAGTAACTGGATGTTTTTCTAGTTAACTACAGTATTTTATATTAATCTGAGGATATGACGTGCAACTCAATGCTAATGAGGATCTGCATActgttgtattatttattattattattattattattattattattatttctttttttcatatttgaaatATTATAGGTATGCATATATACACACCCTGACCTCTGGTAAATCTGCTTGTGATAATTTGGCCTTGTTGCATAGGGGAAAGATTTACAAAAACTAGACATTGTTAATAAAGGGCAGGCTGATGGAAGACTTTAAAGTAATTGTTGCCAGTGGTTTACAAATAGGCCTAGAAAATTTTGGCTGTATCCCCATATAACTGGTGATgcttgaagaaaataaaatatggaTCAACATTTACCCTGGGACAACATGAAACATGCTacatgttttatctttttagGCACACAGGCATGTGAAATAATGCATCGATTGAAACTGTGTTTACTCTGAGTATGTTAGggctttttatttgaaaaagaccaagaacatgtgtgtgtgatcctttgctgcagctggagcgcatGTTGGAAGGCAGTGCCGTGCGAGCTCAGAAGCAGCTGGTGTTGTTGCACAGAGAAGATGGCCCTCCACCCAAAGGCACAGTGGAGTGGCTCAATATGAGGAGCTGGATCTCCAGACACCTACACCTCTCTTGTCCCAGAAGAGTCTTCTCAAAAAGAAGCCTACCCAagctagtaaaaaaaaagttttgtcgTTGGactattttaagctattttaaCTTTATCAGTGACTAAAGTCTTaggttttctttgtttgtcatATTATTTTTACAGCGTGAACTATATCAACGTGTGTTTGAAAAACCAGCAGACCGCCACTCAGATTTCTCACGACTGGCTCGAGTCCTGACAGGAAACAgcatcgcaattattttgggagggggaggggcaagGTAATTAAGTTTGTTCTATGAACATTATTACGGAATTGCTTTTTATGGATTCTGATCTGAAGCTTAATTGTGCTCACCATAGTTCTTtaacattctgttttctgaacCCAGAGGCTGTTCCCAAGTGGGAATAATGCGTGCTCTGTCGGAAGCTGGGATCCCTGTGGACATTATTGGTGGTACGTCTATTGGCTCCTTGATGGGTGCACTATATGCTGAAGACCGAAGCCACAGCCACATGAGGATCAGGGCCCGAGAATGGGCCATGGTTAGTGCCAATCGTCTCTATATCACCTGTCCTACAGAATTGTTATTACTCTGACAGCGTATCAAATGTAAACAGTGAGATAATATAAATATTCCACTTGCAGGAAATGACATCAGTATTTAAAAAAGTTCTGGATTTGACATACCCAATCACTTCAATGTTTTCGGGAGCTGGCTTTAATTCAAGCCTCAGTAATTTGTTCAAAAGCAAACAGATAGAGGTGAGAGAACATTAACCCTTCAAAAAAGTTATGGGCAAGTGTGTAAtcttatttttctatatttatcttTTCAAAAGGATCTTTGGATACCATATTTTAACATTACAACCGACATCAGCTCCTCTACAATGAGAGTACACACAGATGGTAtgtgcttgttgttgttgtacaaGGTGAATTGTATATGAACAATACCCTGGTCCTGTTAAAATGGATAAGTCTCCCTGTTGGAGGCACTTAAGTCTGTCTGCTGTTGTAGGCTCCCTGTGGCGATATGTCCGTGCCAGCATGTCTCTTTCTGGGTATCTTCCTCCACTCTGTGACCCCAAAGACGGACACCTGCTGATGGATGGGGGCTACATCAACAACCTGCCAGGTGTATAGAAGT contains the following coding sequences:
- the clic3 gene encoding chloride intracellular channel protein 3 encodes the protein MAEEPKIELFVKASSDAESVGNCPFCQRLFMILWLKGANFTLTTVDMKRAPILLRSLAPGSQPPFLLYNDEVKTDTNKIEEFLEETLAPPNYPKLCCRYNQSKTAGEDIFRTFSAYIKISNGLHDQLEKNFLRSLAKLDTYLLTPLEHELDQNPNLTESKRLFLDGNELTLADCNLLPKLNIVKVVSKKYRDVDLRALKGISRYMENAYERKEFRYTCPQDAEILNAYSTVATHWEK
- the pnpla7a gene encoding patatin-like phospholipase domain-containing protein 7a, with product MFKIVDCNGSEEHSEFCGWTSNMLVNSKNEFAKRVQQFVEERMQTTMLTGVLIGAGVAVALIGIVVLFLYRRYRHSREQQPGVPHYRFRKRDKVLFYGRKIMRKVQTLSSTPAPSSTSVSKPSQRIRKRTKVLSIARKILRIRKDPPTLQPKEPPPSLLEADLTEFDVQSSNLPSEVLYMLKNVRVLGHFEKPLFLELCRHMVFIELQEGDGLFRPGDDDDSIYVVQDGRLELCIHENDGTEPLVKDVLPGDSVHSLLSILDVITGYPAPYKTVTARAATRSTILRLPASAFESVFKNYPETLVRVIQIIMVRLQRVTFLALHNYLGLTTELFNPENQAVPLTNVNSAISEASSGKVIRRLHFQDELSGVTSEPPDTGDGVKDSPSNNYRKQRSISLPPESSGNDLNMACERARVTIDETPPSPVLPKSSLKKTVTLHHTPIEVFYYTDSRGQSDAIHLSKSGTILHAAKKDLLGVIQLQDPSLLDGRVTLHQVKAGSVVARQGDQEVSIQFVISGLLHVYQRMIDREEETRLFVTHPGELVGQLAVLTGEPLIFTVRAQRDCSFLSISKTHFYEIMRVEPKVVLNVAHTVVKRMSSFVRQIDFALDWMAVEAGRAVYRQGDKSDCTFIVLSGRLRSVIMKEDGKKELIGEYGRGDLIGVVEAVTHQNRATTVHAVRDSELAKLPQGALSSIKRKFPQVVTRLIHLLGQKILRQVNGPLTTRSLALPGSKWDAGNQASNLSTVAVLPVSEEVPLTAFTLELQHALVAIGPTLLLTSDTIKQSLGGAALDSVHEYRLSSWLGQQEDIHRIVLYQTDYTLTPWTQRCIRQADCIIIVGLGEQEPTVGELERMLEGSAVRAQKQLVLLHREDGPPPKGTVEWLNMRSWISRHLHLSCPRRVFSKRSLPKLRELYQRVFEKPADRHSDFSRLARVLTGNSIAIILGGGGARGCSQVGIMRALSEAGIPVDIIGGTSIGSLMGALYAEDRSHSHMRIRAREWAMEMTSVFKKVLDLTYPITSMFSGAGFNSSLSNLFKSKQIEDLWIPYFNITTDISSSTMRVHTDGSLWRYVRASMSLSGYLPPLCDPKDGHLLMDGGYINNLPADVARSMGAKVVIAIDVGSRDETNLTNYGDSLSGWWLLWKRFNPLAEKVKVLNMAEIQTRLAYVCCVRQLELVKNSDYCEYIRPPIDRYRTLEFGKFDEIAEVGYQHGKTVFDVWCRSGVVEKMLKDKHQEEFHTQSKNSVVTCPNASFTDLAEIVSRIEPVKPAVMDEGSDYHTDYEEEALESALSDMELYSRSTEHTEGEETAETDEDVDRGDSFSHSLSSPPGASNNRKDEPSKQEVVSQQSSHSRPAK